The following are encoded in a window of Prevotella melaninogenica genomic DNA:
- a CDS encoding BlaI/MecI/CopY family transcriptional regulator: MKKLSIQEEAIMQKVWKLKKCTVTEILKELPEPKPPYTTVASVMRNLKQKGYISQEKQGIAYSYLPAIEEEEYKHRFMRGFVHDYFKDSFKEMVCFFAKEEDLSFKDLVDIIREIEKGKE, from the coding sequence ATGAAGAAATTATCTATTCAAGAAGAAGCAATTATGCAAAAAGTATGGAAGCTAAAAAAATGTACGGTAACAGAGATTCTAAAGGAACTCCCTGAACCTAAACCTCCCTACACCACAGTAGCTTCTGTTATGAGGAATCTTAAACAAAAAGGGTACATATCCCAAGAAAAGCAGGGCATTGCATACAGTTATTTACCAGCCATAGAGGAAGAGGAGTATAAACATCGTTTTATGAGAGGATTTGTACATGACTACTTCAAAGATTCATTTAAAGAGATGGTATGTTTCTTTGCCAAGGAGGAGGATCTATCGTTTAAAGATTTGGTAGACATTATTCGTGAAATAGAGAAAGGAAAAGAGTAA
- the nudC gene encoding NAD(+) diphosphatase codes for MKKYWFVFCKTDIMLEKVDKGYTIPLSEEAPVTLHPWTHVLNVTPMEDGTEVKAVMIDQPITDNPLYEMCGLRPSFYHLSKELYLKAGKCHELLYWDNNTKFCGVCGAPMKMHTDISKRCTNCGKEVWPQLATAVIVLVHRGDEVLLVHARNFKTDFYGLVAGFVETGETLEEAVHREVEEETGIKIKNIRYFGSQPWPYPCGLMVGFNADYDGGDIHLQQSELSKGAWFTKDNLPTIPEPLSIARMILDDWINKTSI; via the coding sequence ATGAAGAAATACTGGTTTGTTTTCTGTAAGACAGATATTATGCTTGAGAAAGTGGATAAAGGCTATACCATTCCACTTTCTGAAGAAGCTCCAGTAACACTACATCCTTGGACACACGTACTGAACGTCACACCAATGGAAGACGGTACAGAAGTGAAGGCAGTCATGATCGACCAACCAATTACAGACAATCCTCTGTATGAGATGTGTGGCTTACGTCCATCCTTCTACCACCTTTCCAAGGAACTTTATCTCAAGGCTGGTAAGTGTCATGAACTACTTTACTGGGATAATAACACTAAGTTCTGTGGCGTTTGTGGTGCACCGATGAAGATGCACACCGATATATCAAAGCGTTGTACGAACTGTGGAAAAGAAGTATGGCCACAATTGGCAACAGCAGTCATCGTTCTTGTACACCGAGGCGACGAAGTCCTTTTGGTACATGCTCGTAACTTCAAAACAGATTTCTATGGACTGGTAGCAGGCTTTGTTGAGACTGGTGAAACACTCGAAGAAGCTGTACACCGTGAGGTAGAAGAAGAAACAGGAATCAAGATAAAGAACATCCGATACTTTGGTTCACAACCTTGGCCCTATCCTTGTGGTCTGATGGTAGGTTTTAATGCCGATTATGACGGTGGGGACATTCATCTACAACAAAGCGAACTGTCAAAAGGAGCCTGGTTTACAAAGGACAACCTACCAACCATTCCTGAGCCTTTATCAATAGCGAGAATGATTCTTGATGATTGGATAAACAAAACATCAATATAA
- a CDS encoding NCS2 family permease codes for MTFLEKALGFNPKSMKLRTEIIAGATTFLTMSYILAVNPSILASTGMDKGALFTGTALAAAIATLLLAFMAKLPFAQAPSMGLNAFFAYTLCVSLKFTWQQSLAIMLIEGVLFIAITFFNVREMILNAIPTNLRYAISAGIGIFIAFIGLKNANIIVNNDATLVGLGAFTPTCILGIIAILLSGALMARNVKGSLFWGIIITTIIGIPMGVTVFPNGWLPVSAPQDITPIFCKFDFSGLLNLKTVLVIFSLLLINIFDTIGTLMGLADKTGIVEPNGNIPHVKEAMMSDAIGTTCGAMLGSSTLTTYVESASGIAEGGRSGVTAFTVGLFFIVSLFLSPIFLLIPSAATSGALVMVGVLMIDSVKKINLQDITESFPAFITMITMVLCYSIADGICLGIIAYVFMKTFTRQWKDLNWTLVVLAVLFILNFVRS; via the coding sequence ATGACTTTCTTAGAAAAAGCCCTCGGCTTTAACCCCAAGTCGATGAAGCTCCGCACTGAGATTATTGCTGGAGCAACGACATTCTTAACTATGAGCTATATCTTAGCAGTTAATCCAAGTATCCTTGCAAGTACTGGTATGGACAAGGGAGCGCTCTTCACTGGTACAGCACTGGCAGCAGCTATAGCTACATTGTTGTTAGCATTTATGGCAAAGCTTCCTTTTGCACAAGCTCCATCTATGGGTCTTAATGCCTTCTTTGCCTATACACTCTGCGTATCTTTAAAGTTTACATGGCAGCAGTCACTTGCTATCATGCTCATTGAGGGTGTTCTCTTCATTGCAATTACTTTTTTCAATGTACGAGAGATGATTCTCAATGCCATCCCGACAAATTTACGCTATGCCATATCAGCTGGTATTGGTATATTCATTGCTTTTATCGGTCTGAAGAATGCAAACATTATCGTTAATAACGATGCAACCCTCGTTGGCTTAGGAGCCTTCACACCTACCTGTATTCTTGGTATTATTGCTATCTTACTCAGTGGTGCGCTCATGGCAAGAAACGTCAAAGGCTCTTTGTTCTGGGGTATCATCATCACAACAATTATAGGTATACCAATGGGCGTAACGGTTTTTCCTAATGGATGGCTACCAGTTTCTGCACCACAGGACATAACTCCTATCTTCTGTAAGTTTGACTTTTCAGGTCTTCTGAATCTTAAGACTGTATTGGTAATATTCTCTCTACTCTTAATAAACATCTTTGACACTATCGGCACTCTGATGGGCTTAGCTGATAAAACAGGTATAGTTGAACCAAATGGCAACATCCCTCACGTTAAGGAAGCAATGATGAGTGATGCTATCGGTACAACTTGTGGTGCTATGTTGGGTAGTTCAACGCTGACAACATACGTTGAGAGCGCAAGCGGTATTGCAGAAGGTGGTCGATCTGGTGTAACAGCATTTACAGTAGGTCTTTTCTTCATCGTATCCCTCTTCCTCTCCCCTATCTTCCTACTTATCCCAAGTGCTGCAACAAGTGGAGCTTTAGTTATGGTAGGTGTACTGATGATTGACTCTGTAAAGAAAATCAATCTTCAGGATATTACAGAATCATTCCCTGCTTTCATCACAATGATTACAATGGTGCTTTGCTATTCTATCGCTGATGGTATTTGCTTAGGAATCATTGCATATGTATTCATGAAGACGTTTACACGTCAGTGGAAGGATTTGAACTGGACACTCGTTGTATTAGCAGTTCTCTTCATCTTGAACTTTGTGAGAAGCTAA
- a CDS encoding bifunctional metallophosphatase/5'-nucleotidase has product MKLSTILLSIMLGLSSSTMAQQKDVTIKLIETTDVHGSFFPYDFITRKPKSGSMARVYTLVEELRKKDGKDNVYLLDNGDILQGQPISYYYNYVAPEKTNIAASVLNYMGYDVATVGNHDIETGHKVYDKWFKELKFPILGANIIDTKTNKPYILPYYTIKKKNGIKVCVIGMLTPAIPNWLKESIWSGLRFEEMVSCAKRTMAEVKTKEKPDVIVGLFHSGWDGGIKTPEYDEDASKKVAKEMPGFDIVFFGHDHTPHSSIEKNIVGKDVICLDPANNAQRVAIATLTLRPKTVKGKRQYTVTKATGELVDVKELKADEAFIQHFQPEIDAVKAWSDQVIGRFENTIYTKDSYFGNSAFNDLILNLELEITKADIAFNAPLLFNASIKSGPITVADMFNLYKYENNLCTMRLTGKEIRKHLEMSYDLWCNTMKSPEDHLLLLSNTQNDAQRLGFKNFSFNFDSAAGIDYEVDVTKPDGQKVHILRMSNGEPFDENKWYTVAVNSYRANGGGELLTKGAGIPRDSLKSRIIWESPKDQRHYLMEEIKKAGVMNPQPNHNWKFIPETWTVPAAARDRKLLFGE; this is encoded by the coding sequence ATGAAACTTTCAACAATATTACTTTCCATCATGTTAGGACTCAGTTCTTCAACTATGGCACAACAGAAGGATGTTACCATCAAACTTATCGAAACAACTGACGTGCATGGTTCCTTCTTTCCATACGATTTCATCACTCGAAAGCCTAAGAGCGGTTCTATGGCAAGAGTCTATACATTAGTAGAAGAGCTGCGTAAGAAGGATGGGAAAGACAATGTCTATTTATTGGATAATGGCGATATCCTACAAGGTCAGCCTATCTCCTACTATTATAATTACGTTGCACCAGAGAAGACTAACATCGCTGCAAGTGTGCTTAACTATATGGGATATGACGTAGCAACGGTTGGAAACCACGATATTGAAACAGGACATAAGGTTTATGACAAATGGTTTAAGGAGCTGAAGTTCCCTATCCTTGGTGCAAATATTATCGACACAAAGACTAATAAGCCTTATATCTTACCTTATTATACTATCAAGAAAAAGAATGGTATTAAGGTTTGTGTTATCGGTATGCTCACCCCTGCTATACCTAACTGGTTGAAAGAGAGTATCTGGAGTGGTCTACGCTTTGAAGAAATGGTCTCTTGTGCCAAGCGAACAATGGCTGAGGTGAAGACGAAAGAAAAGCCAGATGTTATTGTTGGTTTGTTCCATTCTGGCTGGGATGGTGGTATCAAGACACCTGAATACGATGAAGATGCTTCGAAGAAAGTAGCAAAGGAAATGCCTGGTTTTGATATTGTTTTCTTCGGTCATGACCATACTCCACATAGTTCTATTGAAAAGAATATTGTTGGTAAAGACGTAATCTGCCTTGACCCTGCTAACAATGCACAACGTGTAGCGATAGCAACATTAACCCTTAGACCTAAGACTGTCAAAGGTAAGCGTCAATACACCGTAACAAAAGCTACGGGTGAATTGGTTGATGTAAAAGAACTCAAAGCTGACGAAGCTTTCATTCAACACTTCCAACCAGAGATTGATGCTGTAAAAGCATGGAGCGACCAGGTAATTGGAAGATTTGAAAATACTATCTATACAAAAGATAGTTATTTCGGCAACTCTGCTTTCAACGACCTTATCCTCAACTTGGAGTTGGAGATTACTAAGGCAGATATTGCTTTCAATGCACCTTTATTATTCAACGCATCTATCAAGTCTGGTCCTATCACTGTTGCTGATATGTTCAATCTTTATAAATATGAGAACAATCTCTGCACCATGCGTCTGACTGGTAAAGAGATTCGTAAGCATCTTGAAATGAGTTATGACCTATGGTGTAACACAATGAAAAGCCCAGAAGATCATCTACTTTTGCTCTCAAATACACAGAATGATGCACAACGTCTTGGCTTCAAGAACTTCTCATTCAACTTTGATTCAGCAGCTGGTATCGATTATGAAGTCGATGTTACGAAACCTGATGGACAAAAGGTACATATCCTTCGCATGAGTAATGGAGAACCATTTGATGAGAATAAGTGGTATACAGTAGCAGTTAATAGCTATCGTGCTAATGGTGGTGGCGAGTTATTAACCAAGGGTGCTGGTATTCCACGTGACTCTTTGAAGAGTCGAATCATTTGGGAAAGTCCAAAAGACCAACGCCATTATTTAATGGAAGAGATAAAGAAAGCTGGTGTGATGAATCCACAGCCAAACCATAACTGGAAATTTATTCCAGAGACATGGACCGTTCCTGCTGCTGCACGTGATCGTAAACTTCTCTTTGGTGAATAA
- a CDS encoding M56 family metallopeptidase, which yields MLSYLVEINIITIFLYGFYRLLFTNDTFFSWRRFMLLNIYLIALLVPFADFSNWISIREATQNMANTYAETVLSEAPSPSSKAMVLSWNTVLLWIYMGGVCIFLLRFVIQLIGIYRLAKKTEISIIKGLKIHIIEKNGSPFSFFQWIFVNREVLYESQLQEILIHEQCHVEQKHSIDVMLSELFTILCWFNPFAWLLKKEIRLNLEYLADFHVVQVGCNQKSYQYHLLGMTYHKKTPTILNNFNVLLLKKRIKMMNKRRSRVIVKAKYALLIPVIATLLVVKNIESVAHSLVSNKIVNNEVIVPVNTKAYNVHQKKLIFTSKTSKGNTIKKDKKQVHKVPHDRINTIIEQKTINNTTPSNVIEDSHVDIKDSELPEKNSTNVRIYNISFAVDAKGSVSSLNVTHIKDTSYNQKDLQEIEKMSKDKPDNTKNKTIKAIYNLPISFKI from the coding sequence ATGCTTTCATACCTTGTTGAAATAAACATTATTACCATCTTTTTGTATGGTTTTTATCGCCTATTGTTTACTAATGATACTTTCTTTAGCTGGCGAAGATTTATGTTGTTGAATATATACCTTATAGCTTTATTAGTCCCTTTTGCTGATTTTAGTAATTGGATTAGTATTCGTGAGGCTACTCAAAATATGGCTAATACATATGCTGAAACAGTCTTGTCAGAAGCTCCTTCTCCTTCATCCAAAGCCATGGTGCTGTCATGGAATACTGTACTTTTGTGGATATATATGGGTGGTGTTTGCATCTTTCTGCTACGCTTTGTAATTCAACTCATTGGAATATACAGATTAGCAAAAAAAACAGAGATAAGTATCATTAAAGGGCTTAAGATACACATTATCGAGAAGAATGGGAGCCCCTTTTCTTTCTTCCAGTGGATTTTTGTTAATCGAGAAGTACTGTATGAATCACAACTACAAGAGATATTAATTCACGAACAGTGTCATGTAGAACAGAAGCATTCCATAGATGTAATGCTATCAGAATTATTTACTATCTTATGTTGGTTCAATCCTTTTGCATGGTTGTTAAAAAAAGAAATCAGACTCAATCTTGAATACCTTGCAGATTTTCATGTTGTGCAAGTAGGATGTAATCAAAAAAGTTACCAGTATCACTTGTTGGGGATGACTTATCATAAAAAGACACCTACTATTCTAAATAATTTCAATGTTTTACTTCTTAAAAAGCGTATAAAAATGATGAACAAACGTAGATCAAGAGTAATAGTAAAGGCAAAATATGCCCTTCTTATTCCAGTAATAGCTACACTATTAGTCGTCAAAAATATTGAGAGTGTAGCGCACTCATTAGTATCAAACAAAATTGTAAATAATGAAGTAATTGTACCTGTTAATACAAAAGCATACAATGTACATCAAAAGAAACTAATTTTCACATCAAAGACCTCAAAAGGAAATACTATTAAGAAAGACAAAAAACAAGTACATAAGGTGCCGCATGATAGAATAAATACTATTATCGAACAAAAAACTATAAATAATACTACTCCGAGTAATGTAATCGAAGATTCTCACGTTGACATAAAAGATTCAGAATTACCAGAGAAAAATAGTACTAATGTGCGTATATATAATATCTCTTTTGCTGTTGACGCAAAAGGTTCTGTTTCGTCCCTGAATGTAACGCATATAAAAGACACTTCATATAATCAGAAGGATTTACAAGAAATAGAAAAAATGTCAAAAGATAAACCTGATAACACCAAAAATAAGACAATAAAAGCTATATATAATCTTCCTATTTCTTTTAAAATATAG